In a single window of the Lebetimonas sp. JH292 genome:
- a CDS encoding TIGR00730 family Rossman fold protein, producing the protein MKDIQKEFLDNRNPTKDLWRMFRVISDFTDAFEELDDLPPGISIFGSAREKPGSYYYEKATEISKKLSGLGYAIITGGGPGIMEAANKGAKISVGLNILLPHEQVTNPYVKIPLKFRYFFTRKVTFLKYSVGTVMMPGGYGTLDELSEVLTLAQTGRMSQIPIVFFGTEYYKPLLDFFDKMLEYKHIDKKDLDLFIVTDDVDEAVEYIYNNAIKPNVK; encoded by the coding sequence ATGAAAGATATACAAAAAGAGTTTCTGGATAACCGTAATCCTACAAAAGATTTGTGGAGGATGTTCAGGGTAATAAGTGATTTTACAGATGCCTTTGAAGAACTTGACGATCTGCCTCCCGGAATTTCTATATTTGGTAGTGCAAGGGAAAAACCAGGTAGTTATTATTATGAAAAAGCTACTGAAATATCAAAGAAACTGAGCGGTTTAGGATATGCGATAATTACAGGAGGCGGTCCTGGTATTATGGAAGCTGCAAATAAGGGAGCAAAAATAAGTGTTGGGCTTAATATTCTTTTGCCTCACGAACAAGTTACCAATCCTTATGTAAAAATACCTCTTAAATTCAGATATTTTTTTACAAGAAAAGTGACATTTTTAAAATATAGTGTAGGTACTGTTATGATGCCGGGAGGTTATGGGACTTTGGATGAATTAAGCGAAGTTTTAACACTTGCGCAAACAGGCAGAATGAGCCAGATTCCAATTGTTTTTTTCGGCACTGAATATTATAAGCCACTTTTGGATTTTTTTGATAAGATGCTTGAATATAAACATATTGATAAAAAAGATTTAGACTTATTTATTGTTACAGATGATGTAGACGAGGCGGTTGAATATATATATAATAATGCTATAAAGCCTAATGTTAAGTAG
- a CDS encoding ABC transporter permease has protein sequence MNIGVIRAYILNEFKDLIRSKMIFMVYLVPLMILILFGYGIKMNVKHARSVVVDYDKSKISLELISKMKNSQYFKLLPKMSEKEALKQMKIGKIDMIFIIPPSFEKNILKNQKTGIGVFIDGAYPMRALTMQSYAEGLIFDTAKSLNPNLKNLITINQRMLFNQSLKDANAIVPGLIGLILLVAPAILAALLIVKEKEEGTIFNFYSSPVGKIDFLIAKLTSVFFLHSFNIFNLFLVAVYIFKVPFKGNFLIYFFSSEIYILISLGIGLLVSIVSSRQIVALVLTIIITIIPGFLYSGMLMPISSMKGESYIEAHLFPVMYYNHLVYDTFLIGQGFGSFKNIFYFCILIVYAVVLLILGRLFLKKGLK, from the coding sequence ATGAATATAGGGGTAATTAGGGCTTACATATTAAATGAGTTCAAAGATTTAATAAGAAGCAAAATGATATTTATGGTTTATTTGGTGCCTTTGATGATACTTATTTTGTTCGGTTACGGCATTAAAATGAATGTAAAACATGCGCGAAGTGTGGTGGTTGACTATGATAAAAGTAAAATTTCACTTGAGCTTATTTCAAAAATGAAAAATTCCCAGTATTTTAAACTATTACCGAAAATGAGTGAAAAAGAAGCTCTAAAACAAATGAAAATAGGAAAAATTGATATGATTTTTATTATTCCCCCCTCATTTGAAAAAAATATTTTGAAAAACCAAAAAACTGGGATCGGGGTTTTTATAGACGGTGCATATCCTATGAGGGCTCTCACTATGCAAAGTTATGCCGAGGGGTTGATTTTCGACACAGCTAAAAGTTTAAATCCTAATTTAAAAAATTTAATAACTATTAATCAAAGAATGCTTTTTAACCAGTCTCTAAAAGACGCAAATGCAATAGTCCCGGGGTTAATAGGGCTTATTTTATTGGTTGCGCCTGCAATTTTGGCTGCACTTTTGATTGTAAAGGAAAAAGAAGAAGGGACTATTTTTAATTTTTATTCATCTCCTGTAGGGAAAATAGATTTTTTAATAGCAAAATTAACGTCTGTGTTTTTTTTGCATTCATTTAATATATTTAATCTTTTTTTAGTGGCTGTTTATATTTTTAAAGTTCCTTTTAAAGGCAATTTTTTAATTTATTTTTTTTCAAGCGAAATATATATTTTAATATCTCTGGGAATAGGGCTTTTGGTAAGTATAGTCTCTTCAAGACAGATTGTGGCTCTTGTTCTTACCATTATTATTACCATAATTCCAGGATTTTTATATTCCGGAATGCTTATGCCCATCTCCTCTATGAAAGGGGAGTCGTATATTGAAGCCCATCTGTTTCCGGTAATGTATTATAACCATCTGGTTTATGATACATTTTTGATAGGTCAGGGTTTCGGTTCTTTTAAAAACATATTCTATTTTTGTATCTTAATTGTTTATGCTGTTGTTTTACTGATTCTTGGAAGATTGTTTTTGAAAAAAGGTCTGAAATGA
- a CDS encoding 50S ribosomal protein L23, producing the protein MADITDIKSIVYTEKALNLQEDGVLVVQTTPKVTKNQLKTIFKEYFGVTPLKVNSLRQKGKVKRFKGITGKKSDFKKFYVKLPEDAKLESLSV; encoded by the coding sequence ATGGCTGATATTACAGATATTAAATCAATAGTTTATACTGAAAAAGCACTAAACTTGCAAGAAGATGGTGTTTTAGTAGTTCAAACTACACCAAAAGTAACTAAAAACCAATTAAAAACTATTTTTAAAGAATATTTCGGTGTAACACCGTTAAAAGTGAATTCACTTAGACAAAAAGGTAAAGTTAAGAGATTTAAAGGGATAACAGGTAAAAAATCGGATTTCAAAAAATTCTATGTAAAATTACCTGAAGATGCAAAACTTGAAAGCCTAAGTGTATAA
- a CDS encoding ABC transporter permease produces the protein MKQFLSIFSKEILSFLRNVGLVAVVLYSFTFDIYIAGNGIQVKPRNVSIGYVDYSGGVVSKKILSHLHKPEFKTPVIFKSQKELSDAIFNKKIMVGIVFDNNFEKNIYKSRTAKINVLIDSTAASQAYVTLSYLQNIILNMSNIKLPVDLAIHKLFNQNSNSKWFMAFTELLSVITLLGVILSAMVFVKEKEDGTWDIMLLMPVSSKLIIFAKIFSQVVILLGGVILAFGFVIFGVFNAPMNGSFFDFLILTLLYSITAAGLGLFIAAISESALQVGQYSMLIMMPLIFLSGAWTPIYAMHPILQFLSLFSPLRYYIEGSESIMFRGADMIHLWQFYAALTFLGIILFIYGYRKMGRLF, from the coding sequence ATGAAACAGTTTTTGAGTATCTTCAGTAAGGAAATTTTAAGCTTTTTAAGAAATGTAGGGCTTGTGGCGGTGGTTTTGTATTCTTTTACCTTTGATATTTATATTGCGGGAAACGGAATTCAGGTAAAACCGAGAAATGTATCTATAGGATATGTGGATTATTCGGGAGGTGTTGTTTCTAAAAAAATTCTCTCACATCTGCATAAACCGGAATTTAAAACACCGGTTATTTTTAAATCTCAAAAAGAGTTAAGTGATGCGATTTTTAACAAAAAAATAATGGTCGGAATTGTGTTTGATAATAATTTCGAAAAAAATATTTATAAAAGCAGGACTGCTAAAATAAATGTATTAATTGATTCCACTGCGGCAAGCCAGGCTTATGTAACGCTTAGTTACCTTCAAAATATAATTTTAAATATGAGCAATATAAAATTACCCGTTGATTTGGCCATACATAAACTTTTTAACCAAAACAGTAATTCAAAATGGTTTATGGCTTTTACCGAGCTTTTATCCGTAATTACATTGCTTGGGGTGATATTAAGCGCAATGGTTTTTGTAAAGGAAAAAGAAGACGGTACATGGGATATTATGCTTTTAATGCCGGTTAGTTCCAAACTTATTATTTTTGCAAAAATATTTTCTCAAGTTGTTATTTTGCTTGGAGGTGTTATTTTAGCATTTGGTTTTGTAATTTTTGGCGTTTTTAACGCACCGATGAACGGAAGTTTTTTTGATTTTTTAATATTAACTCTTCTTTATTCCATAACGGCGGCGGGACTCGGGCTTTTTATCGCTGCAATCAGCGAAAGCGCTTTGCAGGTGGGGCAGTATTCCATGCTCATAATGATGCCTCTTATTTTCTTGAGCGGTGCATGGACACCTATTTATGCTATGCATCCAATATTGCAGTTTTTATCTTTGTTTTCTCCTTTAAGGTATTATATCGAGGGAAGTGAAAGTATAATGTTTAGAGGCGCTGATATGATTCATTTATGGCAATTTTATGCGGCGCTTACATTTTTGGGTATTATTTTATTTATATACGGGTACAGAAAAATGGGAAGACTGTTTTAA
- a CDS encoding biotin/lipoyl-binding protein has product MKKNIVGIVLIILVAVGGVLIYKALNAKKMPPGIIAGVGNFDGDLININTKYPGRIVKINVDDGSNIKKGGIIAVLDSDEYKDKLKAIEAEIKAKENELNFTAAKIKNGIKQAELAYGGKKDELNALEKNIEILKAVIAQDKN; this is encoded by the coding sequence ATGAAAAAAAATATTGTAGGAATAGTTTTAATTATATTAGTGGCAGTTGGAGGAGTTTTAATTTACAAAGCCTTGAATGCGAAAAAAATGCCTCCTGGAATTATTGCAGGGGTTGGAAATTTTGATGGTGATTTGATAAACATAAATACAAAATATCCGGGAAGGATTGTAAAAATCAATGTTGATGACGGTAGCAATATTAAAAAAGGCGGTATTATTGCCGTTCTTGACAGCGATGAGTATAAAGACAAATTAAAAGCTATTGAAGCTGAGATTAAGGCTAAAGAAAATGAATTAAATTTTACAGCCGCTAAAATAAAAAACGGTATAAAACAGGCCGAACTGGCTTACGGGGGTAAAAAAGATGAATTAAATGCATTGGAAAAAAATATAGAAATCTTAAAAGCGGTAATTGCTCAGGATAAAAACTAA
- a CDS encoding ATP-binding cassette domain-containing protein: MSVNEQIELNSPGCLKSGHDEKLIFEVKNVTVKYKNKTAIEKASIEGYEKEIIGFIGADGAGKSSFMYAISGVKDFEGEISFYNFAYKNIKEAEKLKQNIGFMPQGLGLVLYKNLSVKEHLDFFSDIRNVKKDDEYYEYRNRLLKMAGLYEFQNRLAKNLSGGMKQKLSLICTLIHKPKLLILDEPTTGVDPLSRRELWKILDETRSGLTIVSTAYMNEAALMDRVYLFDEGKIIAGGKPKELINSIKEYVYEETECSECITFNKTTYSLKSLNASHKEPALEGLFFVNALKRGKIPPKMIIKENKKTLPDVVLKARGMTKRFGNFTADDHIDLELKKGEILGLLGANGAGKTTLIKMLLGLYPIDEGELILLGKKIKSYEDRISLKSQIGYMSQLFALYKDMTVRENLLYFANMHKIDLLKTYNLIKEYAKSLGFEEYLSSFPKDLPLGINQRFSLTAAIMHEPVVLFLDEPTSGVDTIARAQFWDILHQLKVKWGISIIITTHYMSEAEYCDRVVVLKRGKKIVDDTVKNLHQKFPEAESFEDIFVRFYESEK, encoded by the coding sequence ATGAGTGTAAATGAGCAAATCGAATTAAACTCACCTGGCTGCTTGAAAAGCGGCCACGATGAAAAGTTAATATTTGAAGTTAAAAACGTAACTGTAAAATATAAAAACAAAACTGCCATTGAAAAAGCTTCTATTGAAGGATATGAAAAAGAGATAATAGGATTTATCGGGGCTGACGGGGCGGGAAAGAGCTCTTTTATGTATGCCATAAGCGGGGTTAAAGATTTTGAGGGGGAAATCAGCTTTTATAATTTTGCTTATAAAAATATAAAAGAGGCTGAGAAATTAAAACAAAATATCGGTTTTATGCCTCAGGGTTTAGGGCTAGTTCTCTATAAAAATCTAAGTGTAAAAGAACATCTTGATTTTTTCAGCGATATAAGAAATGTAAAAAAAGATGACGAATATTATGAATATAGAAATAGACTTCTTAAAATGGCTGGGCTTTATGAATTTCAAAATAGGCTTGCCAAAAATTTAAGCGGAGGAATGAAACAAAAGCTTTCATTAATTTGCACGCTTATTCATAAGCCAAAACTTTTAATACTTGATGAGCCAACTACCGGGGTTGACCCTCTAAGCCGCAGGGAGCTTTGGAAAATACTGGATGAAACCAGAAGCGGTCTTACGATTGTGAGTACCGCTTATATGAATGAGGCCGCTTTGATGGACAGGGTATATCTTTTTGACGAGGGTAAAATTATCGCCGGCGGAAAACCGAAAGAACTGATTAATTCAATAAAAGAATATGTTTATGAAGAGACTGAGTGCAGTGAATGTATAACATTTAATAAAACCACTTATTCATTAAAATCTTTAAATGCTTCGCATAAAGAGCCTGCATTGGAGGGGCTCTTTTTTGTAAATGCACTTAAAAGGGGTAAAATACCTCCGAAAATGATTATTAAAGAAAATAAAAAAACGTTGCCGGATGTGGTGCTTAAAGCAAGGGGAATGACTAAAAGATTCGGGAATTTTACAGCGGATGACCATATTGATTTAGAGCTTAAAAAAGGAGAAATTTTAGGGCTTCTCGGGGCAAACGGGGCGGGGAAAACAACTCTTATTAAAATGCTTCTGGGGCTTTATCCCATTGATGAGGGGGAGCTTATTTTGCTTGGTAAAAAGATTAAATCGTATGAAGACAGAATATCTTTAAAAAGTCAAATCGGATATATGTCCCAGCTTTTTGCCCTTTACAAAGATATGACGGTAAGGGAAAATCTTTTGTATTTTGCGAATATGCATAAAATTGATTTACTTAAAACCTATAATTTAATAAAAGAATATGCAAAGTCTCTCGGTTTTGAAGAATATTTAAGCTCTTTTCCAAAAGATTTGCCTCTTGGTATAAATCAGAGGTTTTCATTAACGGCAGCTATTATGCATGAGCCTGTTGTTTTGTTTCTGGATGAGCCTACAAGCGGGGTGGATACAATTGCAAGAGCCCAGTTTTGGGATATTTTGCATCAGCTTAAAGTTAAATGGGGAATTTCTATAATTATTACGACACATTATATGAGCGAAGCGGAATACTGCGACAGGGTAGTGGTATTGAAAAGAGGCAAAAAAATAGTGGATGACACAGTAAAGAATCTGCATCAAAAATTTCCTGAGGCTGAGAGTTTTGAAGATATATTTGTAAGGTTTTATGAAAGTGAAAAGTGA
- the rpsJ gene encoding 30S ribosomal protein S10: protein MEKIRIKLQAYDHRVLDKAVGIITDAIKRTGAEVKGPIPLPTKIRRYTVLRSPHVNKDSREQFEIRIHRRLVDVVNASPETVDQLMKLELAPEVDVEVRALS from the coding sequence ATGGAAAAAATCAGAATTAAACTTCAAGCATATGATCACAGAGTGCTTGATAAAGCCGTTGGAATAATTACTGACGCTATTAAAAGAACTGGAGCTGAAGTAAAGGGACCAATACCGTTACCTACAAAAATCAGAAGATATACAGTATTAAGATCACCTCATGTCAATAAAGATTCTAGAGAGCAATTTGAAATTAGAATTCACAGAAGACTTGTTGATGTTGTGAACGCATCGCCTGAAACTGTAGACCAATTAATGAAATTAGAATTGGCGCCAGAGGTTGATGTAGAAGTTAGGGCATTAAGTTAA
- a CDS encoding HlyD family secretion protein, which translates to MAARANIKALKNAVSALKVQKDEIQSVINELTIKSPINGHIVDKVANIGEVLGAGMSVATAIDSQKLYLKMYVDEINNGKIEIGERAVIFLDAYPNKPIKARVIKIAQRAEFTPKEVEVREDRIQRVYEVDIKPVNPNPLIKFGLPGIGVISIGGRLPKSLDELPKL; encoded by the coding sequence ATGGCAGCGAGAGCTAACATTAAAGCTCTTAAAAATGCCGTTTCGGCTTTAAAAGTACAAAAAGATGAAATACAGAGTGTAATCAATGAACTTACAATAAAATCTCCTATAAACGGGCATATTGTAGACAAAGTAGCAAATATAGGGGAAGTTTTGGGTGCTGGTATGAGCGTGGCCACTGCAATAGATTCCCAAAAACTTTATTTAAAAATGTATGTTGACGAAATTAATAACGGAAAAATAGAAATAGGGGAGCGGGCGGTTATATTTTTGGATGCTTATCCAAACAAACCTATTAAGGCAAGAGTAATCAAAATTGCCCAAAGAGCCGAATTTACTCCAAAAGAGGTTGAGGTGAGGGAAGACAGGATTCAAAGGGTTTATGAGGTTGATATAAAACCGGTAAATCCTAATCCATTAATTAAATTCGGGCTTCCGGGAATTGGGGTTATAAGTATAGGGGGCAGGTTACCGAAGAGTTTGGATGAACTGCCAAAACTGTAA
- the rplC gene encoding 50S ribosomal protein L3 produces the protein MEFIVEKIGMSRTVSIPSIPVTLLKIVPAKVCEIKEDKALVAYANGKKINKALEGMQKKYGLSKEFNRFAELKVANTEPGDLTIDPLKEAKKVKLTFKSKGRGFAGVIKRHGFAGGPGGHGSRFHRAPGSIGNCEWPGRVQPGQKMPGHYGNKNVTVNAEVVEFDENMGVLVIKGSVPGANGSLGKVRIVK, from the coding sequence ATGGAATTTATAGTTGAAAAAATAGGAATGAGTAGGACAGTATCAATCCCGAGTATTCCGGTTACTTTATTAAAAATTGTTCCAGCTAAGGTTTGTGAAATAAAAGAAGACAAAGCATTGGTTGCTTATGCTAATGGAAAAAAAATAAATAAAGCACTTGAAGGTATGCAGAAAAAATATGGACTTTCAAAAGAATTTAACAGATTTGCAGAACTTAAAGTTGCAAATACAGAGCCTGGGGATTTAACAATAGATCCTTTAAAAGAAGCTAAAAAAGTAAAACTTACTTTTAAAAGTAAAGGTAGGGGATTTGCCGGTGTAATTAAAAGACACGGATTTGCAGGAGGTCCGGGAGGACACGGAAGTAGATTCCACAGAGCTCCGGGTTCAATCGGTAACTGTGAATGGCCTGGACGTGTTCAGCCGGGACAAAAAATGCCGGGACATTACGGAAACAAAAACGTAACAGTTAACGCTGAAGTAGTTGAATTTGATGAAAATATGGGCGTACTTGTTATTAAAGGAAGTGTTCCAGGGGCCAATGGAAGTTTAGGAAAAGTAAGGATTGTGAAATGA
- a CDS encoding TolC family protein yields MPLILSAESFNDIAKSITNSLNYKLAKKQVEIYEKKLKLSEAKNYGSVDLSYAYVRLHQNPVMKMNTDVAVGAQNAGSAPVYPLIYQNVNTEIQAGRKNNFTGILKYSYPLFTGFAITNLIKKSKIELMQKKLELKNTKRVLLLNAAKLYSNIYALNAKIDALNKAKTAVTSAKEKAFSFYKEGLLNKSEANEINAKYYEINAKIDSAISQKKALLNIFSNLVNKKIKKIDGLNVSSLKKENISQRADILAIKENLNLSETMINLAKSKFYPQIGIEIGLKKEANTFGLDKNYYQNRDKSYGAVELNYNIFDGGADKANIEEAKIAKLQSLIYYKNYLNTAKTEYKNDLLTLKALNGMLVSAKKEVSARLSYYEYINAKFEEGLADSADLTDAIAKLAAARAKKEDVKSQIFFYTIKANLDGGNSF; encoded by the coding sequence TTATAAACTTGCAAAAAAACAGGTGGAAATTTATGAAAAAAAATTAAAACTCAGCGAAGCAAAGAATTACGGGAGTGTTGATTTAAGTTATGCTTATGTTAGGCTTCATCAAAATCCTGTTATGAAAATGAACACAGATGTAGCCGTTGGAGCGCAAAACGCGGGAAGTGCCCCGGTTTATCCACTGATTTATCAAAATGTGAACACTGAAATTCAGGCAGGAAGAAAAAATAATTTTACGGGGATTTTGAAATATTCATATCCACTCTTTACAGGTTTTGCTATAACTAATTTAATTAAAAAATCAAAAATAGAATTGATGCAAAAAAAGCTGGAACTTAAAAACACCAAAAGGGTTTTATTATTAAATGCCGCAAAATTATATTCAAATATTTATGCCCTAAACGCGAAAATTGACGCACTAAACAAAGCTAAGACGGCTGTAACGAGTGCAAAAGAAAAGGCTTTTTCGTTTTATAAAGAAGGGCTTTTGAATAAATCAGAGGCAAATGAAATTAATGCGAAATATTATGAAATAAATGCGAAAATAGACAGTGCCATTTCGCAAAAAAAAGCACTTTTAAATATTTTCTCAAATCTTGTCAATAAAAAAATTAAAAAAATTGACGGTTTAAATGTTTCTTCTTTAAAAAAAGAAAATATTTCCCAAAGAGCAGATATTTTAGCCATAAAAGAAAATCTTAATTTAAGCGAAACAATGATAAATTTAGCGAAATCAAAATTTTATCCTCAAATCGGTATTGAAATAGGATTAAAAAAGGAAGCAAACACATTCGGACTGGATAAAAACTATTATCAAAACAGAGATAAATCTTACGGAGCTGTTGAATTAAATTATAATATTTTTGACGGAGGCGCCGATAAGGCCAATATAGAAGAAGCCAAAATAGCAAAACTGCAAAGTCTTATTTATTATAAAAACTATTTGAATACCGCAAAAACAGAATATAAGAACGATTTATTAACACTTAAGGCTTTGAATGGTATGTTGGTTTCTGCAAAAAAAGAAGTCAGTGCAAGGCTTAGTTATTATGAATATATTAATGCTAAATTTGAAGAAGGCTTGGCGGATTCAGCCGATTTGACGGACGCCATTGCCAAATTGGCTGCTGCTAGGGCTAAAAAAGAAGATGTAAAATCCCAAATTTTCTTTTATACAATAAAAGCCAATTTAGATGGGGGAAACAGTTTTTAA
- the rplD gene encoding 50S ribosomal protein L4 has product MSEITKITNLPEDFKGINPHNLYLYVKAYLANQRAGTAHTKTRGEVSGGGKKPFRQKGLGRARQGSIRAPQFTGGGVAHGPRNERDWSQKLNKKQKRVALKYALNEKANEEKLYVVDSIKIESGKTKDAVKWLSNLNERDYLIVVDEMDENTFLAFRNIPNVYIITPEELNAYYASVFKSIIFDKAAYEKVIKG; this is encoded by the coding sequence ATGAGTGAAATTACAAAAATAACAAATTTACCGGAAGATTTTAAAGGTATCAATCCGCATAACCTTTATTTATATGTAAAAGCATACCTTGCCAATCAAAGGGCAGGTACTGCTCATACAAAAACAAGAGGAGAAGTTAGCGGCGGCGGTAAAAAACCGTTTAGACAAAAAGGTTTAGGCAGAGCCAGACAGGGAAGTATCAGAGCACCTCAATTTACAGGCGGCGGTGTGGCTCACGGACCAAGAAACGAAAGAGACTGGTCACAAAAATTAAATAAAAAACAAAAAAGAGTGGCTCTTAAATATGCTTTAAATGAAAAAGCAAATGAGGAAAAACTTTATGTTGTTGATTCGATTAAAATTGAGTCAGGAAAAACAAAAGATGCTGTAAAATGGCTAAGTAATTTAAATGAAAGAGACTATTTAATAGTAGTTGACGAAATGGATGAAAATACATTTTTAGCATTCAGAAACATTCCAAACGTATATATTATTACACCAGAAGAATTAAATGCATATTATGCAAGCGTTTTTAAATCAATTATTTTTGATAAAGCGGCTTACGAAAAAGTTATAAAGGGCTAA